One Nitrospira sp. DNA window includes the following coding sequences:
- a CDS encoding Septum formation protein Maf has protein sequence MQLILASTSPRRKELLTLLGLPFEVVAPPFVEQVVPHLAADRQAAEFAAGKARSCAGQFPEAVVLGSDTLISLRTEVLGKPLDLVDAEAMLRMMAGRTHTIFTAVALVSHKLGFCDVRIATVQVTMRAFNEAALATYLRTEESLGKAGAYSIQGAGGALIDRIEGDYTAAVGLPLSMVADLLHRFGMACPVDIEALYALKPYPNWERFSP, from the coding sequence ATGCAGCTCATCCTTGCCTCCACCTCGCCGAGGCGGAAGGAATTGTTGACCCTCCTGGGCCTGCCCTTCGAGGTCGTGGCCCCGCCGTTTGTCGAACAGGTGGTGCCGCATCTGGCAGCCGACCGGCAGGCGGCAGAGTTCGCGGCCGGCAAGGCCCGGTCCTGCGCCGGTCAATTTCCTGAGGCTGTGGTGCTGGGCAGCGACACCTTGATCAGCCTGAGGACAGAGGTGCTTGGAAAGCCCCTCGACCTGGTCGATGCCGAGGCCATGCTCCGGATGATGGCAGGCCGGACCCACACAATTTTCACGGCGGTCGCGCTGGTGAGTCACAAGCTCGGGTTCTGCGATGTCCGGATCGCGACGGTGCAGGTCACGATGAGGGCGTTCAACGAAGCGGCCTTGGCGACCTATCTGCGCACGGAAGAAAGTTTGGGCAAGGCCGGGGCCTATTCCATTCAAGGGGCCGGGGGGGCGCTCATCGATCGGATCGAGGGCGATTACACCGCAGCCGTGGGACTTCCCCTGAGCATGGTGGCCGACCTGCTGCATCGGTTCGGCATGGCTTGTCCGGTCGATATAGAGGCGCTCTATGCCCTCAAGCCCTATCCGAACTGGGAACGATTCAGTCCCTGA
- a CDS encoding Pyruvate dehydrogenase E1 component beta subunit encodes MLLSYREALNQAMREEMRRDQRIFLIGEEVGYYQGAFKVSKGFVEEFGPQRVVDTPITEAGFTGLAIGAAMAGLQPIVELMTMNFGIVALDQIVNNASKIRYMSGGQLSVPLVIRGPGSAAHQLGAQHSQSLEAWFCHVPGLKVVAPALPHDAKGLLKSAIRDQNPVIFIEAQLLYGTKGEVAEGDYTIPLGVADIKRPGDDVTVVAYSKMLLVALEAAEQLSREGLDVEVIDPRTLKPLDLPTIVASVKKTGRLVIVEEGWRFCGLGAQIAESLYHAAFDYLDAPIVRVTGEDVPMPYSRPLEDAAIPDVPRVVAAVKSVCGVK; translated from the coding sequence ATGCTGTTGTCCTATCGAGAAGCCCTTAACCAGGCCATGCGGGAAGAAATGCGCCGGGACCAGCGCATCTTTCTGATCGGCGAGGAAGTCGGCTACTACCAGGGGGCCTTCAAGGTCAGCAAGGGATTCGTCGAGGAATTCGGCCCGCAGCGGGTGGTCGATACGCCGATCACGGAAGCCGGCTTCACCGGCCTGGCCATCGGCGCCGCCATGGCAGGATTGCAGCCGATCGTCGAGCTGATGACCATGAACTTCGGCATCGTGGCGCTCGATCAGATCGTCAACAATGCCTCCAAAATCCGCTACATGTCGGGAGGGCAACTGTCGGTCCCGCTCGTGATTCGCGGGCCCGGCAGCGCGGCGCACCAGTTGGGCGCGCAACATTCGCAGAGTCTGGAAGCCTGGTTTTGCCACGTGCCTGGCTTGAAGGTCGTGGCGCCGGCCTTGCCACATGATGCGAAGGGGCTGCTCAAGAGCGCGATCCGCGATCAGAACCCCGTCATCTTCATCGAGGCGCAACTGCTCTACGGCACGAAGGGTGAGGTGGCGGAGGGTGACTACACGATTCCTCTCGGGGTCGCCGATATCAAACGGCCCGGGGACGACGTCACGGTCGTCGCCTATTCCAAGATGCTGCTGGTGGCGCTGGAGGCTGCGGAGCAGTTGAGTCGAGAGGGGCTCGATGTCGAGGTCATCGATCCGCGCACGCTCAAACCTCTGGACCTCCCGACGATCGTCGCCTCCGTCAAGAAGACCGGGCGGCTCGTGATTGTCGAGGAAGGCTGGCGATTTTGCGGGTTGGGCGCCCAGATTGCCGAGAGCCTGTATCATGCCGCATTCGACTATTTGGACGCCCCCATCGTCCGCGTGACCGGCGAAGATGTGCCGATGCCCTACAGTCGCCCTCTCGAAGATGCCGCCATTCCGGATGTGCCGCGCGTGGTCGCAGCGGTCAAATCGGTTTGTGGTGTAAAGTGA
- a CDS encoding Pyruvate dehydrogenase E1 component alpha subunit codes for MAGMDRKDLLSLYHQMLLIRRFEEKSAEMYALAKIAGFLHLYIGEEAIAVGAIAALQPDDYVISAYRDHGHCLARGSDPNKVMAELFGKATGLCKGKGGSMHLVDLANRFMGGYAIVGGHIPLAAGLAFATKYQQLDLVTVCFFGEGAVPSGQAHEAFNLAALWKLPVIFICENNRYGMGTPVHRAVALYENVAEAARSYGITAERVDGMDVLAVRSLMQKVVAQVRAGQGPFFIEAMTYRFMGHSMADPSHGHYRTKDEVEEHRKRDPLLLLKETILANNLCAESDFKQLEQEVSDIVAAAVKFADESPFPDISTLHHDVMAEE; via the coding sequence ATGGCCGGCATGGACAGAAAAGATCTCTTGTCGCTGTATCACCAGATGTTGCTGATCCGCCGGTTCGAGGAAAAGTCGGCGGAGATGTACGCCCTCGCCAAGATCGCCGGATTCCTCCATCTCTACATCGGTGAAGAAGCCATTGCCGTGGGGGCCATCGCCGCCCTACAGCCTGACGACTACGTGATCAGCGCCTACCGCGACCATGGGCATTGTCTGGCCAGAGGATCTGATCCGAACAAGGTGATGGCCGAACTGTTCGGCAAGGCGACCGGCCTCTGTAAAGGCAAGGGCGGCTCGATGCACTTGGTGGATCTCGCCAACCGCTTCATGGGTGGATACGCGATCGTCGGCGGCCACATTCCGCTGGCCGCAGGGCTGGCCTTTGCGACCAAGTATCAGCAGCTCGACCTGGTGACCGTCTGTTTCTTCGGGGAAGGCGCTGTGCCGAGCGGCCAAGCGCATGAAGCGTTCAACCTGGCGGCCCTGTGGAAATTGCCCGTCATCTTTATTTGCGAGAATAACCGCTACGGCATGGGCACGCCGGTGCACCGGGCCGTGGCGCTCTATGAGAACGTGGCGGAGGCAGCCCGTTCCTACGGCATCACGGCAGAGCGCGTGGACGGCATGGACGTGCTGGCGGTCCGGTCTTTGATGCAGAAGGTGGTCGCGCAGGTCCGCGCCGGGCAGGGGCCGTTCTTCATCGAAGCGATGACCTACCGGTTCATGGGCCACTCGATGGCCGATCCGTCCCATGGCCATTACAGGACAAAAGATGAAGTCGAAGAGCATCGCAAGCGAGATCCGCTCCTGCTGTTGAAGGAGACGATCCTGGCAAACAACCTCTGCGCCGAATCGGATTTCAAACAGCTTGAGCAAGAGGTGAGTGACATCGTCGCGGCCGCCGTCAAGTTTGCCGACGAAAGTCCCTTCCCGGATATCTCGACGTTGCATCATGATGTGATGGCGGAGGAGTAA
- a CDS encoding tRNA-dihydrouridine synthase DusB, with the protein MSFWSRLPQPILALAPMDGVTDAAFRRVVAAQGRPDITFTEFTNVGDVCRGPEHLLSSLIYSEAERPIVAQLYGKDPDQFYRAAQVVCELGFDGLDINMGCPSKNVASSGSGAALIKTPDLAHAIVHAAKQGLDDWAAGQSIETLGFKPVRLQLIQAMNRHRTGLPVVPRRSIPLSIKTRLGFDCVVVERWVEHLLETGPAAITLHGRTLQQMYRGAADWSAIAAAAMLARDTQTLILGNGDVQTLADAVKRIAESQVQGVLVGRGTLGAPWFFREKEQARRAMHEQADLSALAATTWEPQVSVAQRMHVMLDHARQYEAIAGLERFRSIRKHLGWYCKGFPHAAAMRAKMFQVCNVPDVERVVEEFCRDLMVADLDLAAMSPFETHPSQPCVS; encoded by the coding sequence ATGAGCTTTTGGTCCAGGCTTCCGCAGCCCATTCTCGCGCTGGCGCCGATGGACGGCGTGACCGATGCGGCCTTCCGACGCGTCGTGGCTGCTCAGGGTCGGCCCGACATCACGTTTACAGAGTTCACCAACGTCGGCGATGTCTGTCGCGGCCCGGAACATCTGCTATCCTCATTGATTTACAGCGAAGCTGAACGGCCGATCGTGGCGCAACTCTACGGCAAGGATCCGGACCAGTTTTATCGCGCGGCGCAGGTAGTCTGTGAACTTGGGTTCGACGGGCTCGATATCAATATGGGTTGCCCTTCGAAGAATGTGGCTTCTTCCGGCTCAGGCGCGGCGTTGATCAAGACTCCCGATTTGGCGCATGCCATCGTGCATGCCGCCAAGCAGGGGCTGGACGATTGGGCAGCCGGCCAATCGATCGAGACCCTGGGATTCAAGCCGGTCCGTCTCCAACTTATTCAGGCAATGAACCGCCATCGAACCGGCCTGCCGGTTGTCCCGCGCCGGTCTATTCCGCTCTCGATCAAAACGCGGCTGGGGTTCGATTGTGTCGTCGTCGAACGCTGGGTGGAACATTTGCTGGAAACAGGTCCTGCGGCGATTACGTTGCATGGGCGGACTTTGCAGCAGATGTACCGGGGAGCAGCCGATTGGTCGGCCATTGCCGCGGCCGCCATGCTCGCGCGCGATACCCAGACGTTGATACTTGGAAACGGAGATGTTCAGACCTTGGCGGATGCGGTCAAACGTATCGCGGAGAGCCAGGTGCAGGGCGTGCTGGTTGGACGAGGGACCTTGGGCGCGCCCTGGTTTTTTCGGGAGAAGGAACAGGCCCGGCGGGCGATGCACGAACAAGCCGACTTGTCCGCTCTAGCCGCCACGACATGGGAACCTCAGGTGTCGGTGGCTCAACGAATGCACGTCATGTTGGACCATGCGCGACAATATGAAGCCATTGCCGGACTGGAACGGTTCCGATCCATTCGCAAACATCTCGGCTGGTACTGCAAAGGATTCCCTCATGCAGCGGCGATGCGGGCAAAAATGTTCCAGGTCTGCAACGTGCCGGATGTCGAACGTGTCGTCGAAGAATTTTGCCGCGATCTTATGGTTGCGGATCTTGACCTTGCCGCCATGAGTCCATTCGAAACTCACCCCTCGCAGCCCTGTGTCTCCTGA